Proteins encoded in a region of the Coffea eugenioides isolate CCC68of chromosome 4, Ceug_1.0, whole genome shotgun sequence genome:
- the LOC113768587 gene encoding DNA replication complex GINS protein PSF1-like, protein MYGKKGSELVKELASSEPGQLTAFNNDLFAQVIDECTGHLHHLGSLIRKIEELKKIEEIKKLNNQELEESEKQLLKAHNSGALIHHLSLLRNKRCLMAYVYNRAETIRSLGWAVERVLPEEIEEKLTGSEKEYFKNHAASLQSYMSELDLDLAVDMVPPKDPYIKVRVLEDIGNVLLSDQSANLARHAILFLRRTDAEQYISQGLMEELTG, encoded by the exons ATGTATGGGAAAAAGGGAAGCGAATTAGTGAAAGAACTTGCGAGCAGTGAACCTGGACAACTCACAGCTTTTAAT AATGACCTATTTGCCCAAGTAATCGATGAATGTACAGGCCACCTCCATCACCTTGGCTCATTGATAAG GAAAATTGAAGAGCTAAAGAAGATTGAAGAGATAAAGAAACTTAATAACCAGGAATTAGAAGAATCAGAAAAACAGTTGCTAAAAGCTCACAACTCGGGGGCACTCATCCACCACCTTTCTCTACTCCGCAACAAGCGTTGTTTGATGGCTTATGT GTATAATAGAGCAGAAACTATACGAAGTTTGGGATGGGCTGTTGAGAGAGTTCTGCCTGAAGAAATAGAAGAGAAGCTCACTGGCTCTGAGAAAGAATATTTCAAGAACCATGCTGCAAGTTTACAATCTTATATGTCAGAACTTGATCTTGATTTAGCTGTG GACATGGTCCCGCCAAAAGATCCCTACATCAAAGTGAGGGTACTAGAGGATATTGGAAATGTTCTGCTCAGTGATCAGTCAGCTAACTTAGCTCGCCATGCAATTCTTTTTCTCAGAAGAACTGATGCTGAGCAATACATCTCCCAG GGCTTAATGGAAGAGCTGACTGGTTGA
- the LOC113767911 gene encoding uncharacterized protein LOC113767911, whose product MVIKEEEEKEAEDNDDHQVEDNDEHLAASSNDPAEDDDIENADSFDDYEEEVGEDDQNKVFEIYLIVRRKMMLILSKKVILMILKETMIRLRFLMVQNERNMILVLRGMMMLVQMLDFDENKTNENDNGAVIKEKEENEAEDNDDHQVEDNDEHQAVFSNDSGEVVEEDFGENVDDFDGYEEEVRENDQKDDDRTNVSNGSKQNEHDAGSERQYDVGLEEEGHDVACSEKKEQDVAVDHEKKYDAGLDQEDDVKNFDEVDDQTKVSNGSKENEYDAGSEGLDDANSDADSKDEWQDVVGSDKEEQCVVGSEEEQDDAGSDGKDHGEDSGENETNKDDHGMVIKIWEDNEAKDNDDHQVEDNDEDQAVFSDNSGEIVDLEFGVNLDSEKAFWNEHITSIVAQRDDDCENANDDFKDVDIENADGFDGYKKEIWENDQKQREHDASTEGQDDTSLDVGSEEDSDTGSDEKGQDIAGSEKGQDDAGSNGEGDGDDSDDDKANENDHGMVIIEEGKRKLKTMMII is encoded by the exons ATGGTAATCAAAGAAGAGGAGGAGAAGGAAGCTGAAGACAATGATGATCATCAAGTTGAAGATAATGATGAGCATCTGGCTGCTTCCTCAAATGATCCTGCTGAA GATGATGACATTGAAAATGCagatagttttgatgattatgagGAGGAAGTTGGGGAGGATGATCAAaataaagtttttgaaatttaCTTAATCGTGAGGAGGAAGATGATGCTGATTTTGAGTAAGAAGGTAATACTGATGATTTTGAAGGAGACAATGATCAGACTAAGATTTCTAATGGTTCAGAACGAAAGGAACATGATACTGGTTCTGAGGGGCATGATGATGCTAGTTCAGATGCTG GATTTCGATGAGAATAAAACTAACGAGAATGACAATGGTGCGGTGATCaaagagaaggaagaaaatgaagCTGAAGACAATGATGATCATCAAGTTGAGGATAATGATGAGCATCAGGCTGTCTTCTCAAATGATTCTGGTGAAGTCGTTGAAGAGGATTTTGGTGAAAATGTAGATGATTTCGATGGTTATGAAGAGGAAGTTAGGGAGAATGATCAAA AAGACGATGACCGGACTAACGTTTCTAATGGTTCAAAACAAAACGAACATGATGCTGGTTCTGAGAGACAATATGATGTTGGTTTAGAGGAGGAGGGGCATGATGTTGCTTGTTCAGAGAAGAAGGAGCAAGATGTTGCTG ttGATCATGAGAAGAAATATGATGCTGGTTTGGATCAAGAAGATGAtgtcaaaaattttgatgaagTCGATGACCAGACGAAGGTTTCTAATGGTTCAAAAGAAAACGAATATGATGCTGGTTCCGAGGGGCTAGATGATGCTAATTCAGATGCTGATTCAAAGGATGAGTGGCAAGATGTTGTTGGTTCAGATAAAGAGGAGCAATGTGTTGTTGGTTCAGAGGAGGAGCAAGATGATGCTGGTTCGGACGGAAAGGATCATGGAGAGGATTCCGGTGAGAATGAGACTAATAAGGATGACCATGGTATGGTGATCAAAATATGGGAGGATAATGAAGCTAAAGACAATGATGATCATCAAGTTGAGGATAATGATGAGGATCAGGCTGTCTTCTCAGATAATTCTGGTGAAATCGTTGACTTAG AGTTTGGAGTTAATCTGGATAGTGAGAAAGCTTTTTGGAATGAACACATTACTTCTATTGTGGCGCAACGCGATGATGACTGTGAGAATGCCAATGATGATTTTAAGGATGTTGACATTGAAAATGCAGATGGTTTCGATGGttataagaaggaaatttgggaGAATGATCAAA AACAAAGGGAACATGATGCTAGTACTGAGGGGCAAGATGATACTAGTTTGGATGTTGGTTCAGAGGAGGATTCAGATACTGGTTCAGATGAGAAGGGGCAAGATATTGCTGGTTCAGAGAAGGGGCAAGATGATGCTGGTTCAAACGGGGAAGGTGATGGAGATGATTCCGATGATGATAAGGCTAATGAGAATGACCATGGTATGGTGATCATTGAAGAGGGGAAAAGAAAGCTGAAGACAATGATGATCATCTAG
- the LOC113767403 gene encoding disease resistance protein RGA2-like, translated as MDALQVVSSAMQIVSSMVAAIGSLEQASRNLDDAPKRIRILEEFVSELENLVLKTRQKHVYKLHDSRLERQIQSLNNLIDRLHPNITKAKRIVSKSKFKNFAKVVWNSMAGDPLAKILLSIQYDLKWWLESQNLSRDVENVIERTARNIPSRLKVNSDQGYPILGKCSFVQNMLEKDDTHHVILIVGLSGIGKTCLARQVASDLPSKFVDGAIELRFGQWCSRAACNGNKAEYQRRLTRKLTKFLVQIGSQKKMQDEHCRDLEDIGYLLQEALYGKSILVLLDDVWEQDIVERFAKLYDNNCKYLVTTRNESIYEITEAEKVELSKDDIMEISKAVLLHHTFLTEDQLPEVAEMLLERCGHHPLTVAVMGKALRKEVRAEKWEKAISDLSTYATSAPGPILYVNEKEAETTVTIFGSLEFSLEVMPEDSRKLFIAFASLSWAEPLPEACLEAIWSVIGQENLFPLTVCKLVEGSLLMKTDATSIYQVHDMVSLYLNSKENDSVIMLLTESTAEKSAFISPWLFIFGKNAVKIVSEQKIESALGSSEEKQAIIVLESIIQAFMSSELISEIEATRASLSRILGPKIGDLMSAESQSLVALSAKAIISIFTKADFSNYLPSLETTGAVDNLADILQVCDDPMVQTNISTVLAKLAEFGTPGTVDKVLQRIPLSQLADLLSPSAEEWHDSVFTTLISLMKAGKSKAVEKMFASELD; from the exons ATGGATGCCCTGCAAGTTGTTTCCTCCGCAATGCAGATTGTTTCAAGTATGGTTGCTGCTATTGGATCACTAGAGCAAGCATCTAGAAATCTTGATGATGCTCCAAAGAGAATTCGAATCCTTGAGGAATTTGTGTCTGAACTCGAAAATTTGGTCCTCAAAACCAGGCAAAAACACGTGTATAAGCTCCATGATTCCCGTTTGGAGCGCCAAATACAGAGCTTGAATAATCTTATTGATCGGCTGCATCCAAACATCACAAAGGCAAAAAGGATAGTGTCAAAAAGCAAATTTAAGAACTTTGCTAAAGTTGTATGGAACTCAATGGCTGGTGATCCTCTTGCAAAGATTTTGCTTTCGATACAGTATGACTTGAAATGGTGGCTTGAATCTCAGAATTTGTCAAGGGATGTCGAGAATGTTATAGAAAGGACAGCTAGAAACATCCCAAGTCGATTGAAGGTAAACTCAGATCAAGGCTACCCGATATTGGGTAAGTGCTCTTTTGTGCAAAACATGCTGGAGAAAGATGATACTCACCATGTTATCTTAATTGTTGGACTGTCTGGCATTGGGAAGACATGTTTAGCTCGTCAAGTGGCTTCTGATCTTCCATCAAAATTTGTAGATGGTGCCATTGAACTTCGATTTGGGCAATGGTGCAGCAGGGCTGCTTGCAACGGGAACAAGGCTGAATATCAGAGGCGATTGACAAGGAAACTGACAAAATTCCTGGTGCAGATTGGGTCTCAGAAAAAGATGCAGGATGAACACTGCAGAGATCTTGAAGACATTGGTTACTTGCTTCAAGAAGCACTATATGGGAAGAGCATTTTGGTACTCCTTGATGATGTCTGGGAACAAGATATTGTTGAACGTTTTGCAAAGTTGTATGATAACAACTGTAAATACTTAGTAACAACTAGGAACGAGTCTATCTATGAGATAACAGAAGCTGAGAAAGTAGAGTTGAGTAAGGATGACATAATGGAAATAAGCAAGGCAGTTCTTCTACACCATACCTTTCTTACGGAGGATCAGCTACCA GAGGTTGCTGAAATGTTGCTTGAACGTTGTGGTCACCATCCTTTAACAGTTGCTGTCATGGGCAAGGCTCTTCGCAAAGAAGTAAGAGCTGAGAAATGGGAAAAGGCCATATCCGACCTATCAACATATGCCACATCTGCACCAGGTCCAATTTTATATGTAAATGAGAAAGAAGCTGAGACCACCGTTACCATATTTGGATCACTTGAGTTCAGCCTTGAAGTGATGCCAGAAGACTCAAGAAAGCTGTTTATTGCTTTCGCTTCTCTTTCATGGGCAGAACCTCTTCCTGAAGCTTGCCTAGAGGCCATATGGTCGGTTATTGGGCAGGAAAATTTGTTTCCTCTTACAGTTTGCAAGCTTGTTGAAGGTTCTCTACTGATGAAAACTGATGCCACTTCTATATACCAAGTACATGACATGGTTTCCCTATACCTTAACAGCAAGGAAAATGATTCAGTTATTATGCTTCTGACAGAATCTACTGCTGAGAAATCAGCATTTATCAGTCCCTGGCTTTTTATTTTTGGGAAGAATGCAGTTAAAATAGTTTCTGAGCAAAAGATTGAATCTGCCCTTGGCTCTTCTGAAGAAAAGCAGGCAATTATTGTCTTGGAATCAATTATTCAAGCATTCATGTCTAGCGAATTAATCTCAGAAATTGAGGCCACCAGAGCAAGCTTGAGTAGGATTTTAGGACCCAAGATTGGAGATCTGATGTCTGCTGAATCACAGAGTCTGGTTGCTCTCTCTGCAAAAGCAATCATCAGCATTTTCACGAAAGCTGATTTCTCCAACTACTTGCCATCCCTTGAAACTACTGGTGCAGTTGATAACCTTGCAGATATATTGCAAGTCTGTGATGACCCTATGGTCCAAACTAACATTTCAACTGTCCTAGCAAAGCTTGCTGAGTTTGGAACCCCTGGCACAGTAGATAAGGTCCTTCAGAGAATTCCGTTGAGTCAGCTGGCAGATTTGCTCTCTCCTAGTGCTGAGGAATGGCATGACAGTGTATTTACAACATTGATTTCATTAATGAAAGCTGGAAAATCGAAAGCTGTTGAGAAAATGTTTGCTTCTGAGTTAGATTAG
- the LOC113767912 gene encoding prostatic spermine-binding protein-like, with the protein MPILREEQDNAGSNGKDDGEHSDEDEANEDDNDMLIKEWEENETEDNDDHQVEDNDENRAASSDDPGEVVDCGAQYDDDCENANDSFKDDDIENADDFDDYDEKVREDDQNPGLEGEGQDVTGSEKDEQDVAGSEKE; encoded by the exons ATGCCGATTTTGAGAG AGGAGCAAGATAATGCTGGTTCGAACGGGAAAGATGACGGAGAGCATTCCGATGAAGATGAGGCTAATGAGGATGACAATGATATGTTGATCAAAGAATGGGAGGAGAATGAAACTGAAGACAATGATGATCATCAAGTTGAGGATAATGATGAGAATCGGGCTGCCTCCTCAGATGATCCTGGTGAAGTCGTTGATTGTGGT GCACAATACGATGATGACTGTGAGAATGCTAATGATAGCTTTAAAGATGATGACATTGAAAATGCAGATGATTTCGATGATTATGACGAGAAAGTTAGGGAGGATGATCAAA ATCCTGGTTTAGAGGGGGAGGGGCAAGATGTTACTGGTTCGGAGAAGGATGAGCAAGATGTTGCTGGTTCAGAGAAGGAGTAA